A window of Plutella xylostella chromosome 19, ilPluXylo3.1, whole genome shotgun sequence contains these coding sequences:
- the LOC119692573 gene encoding uncharacterized protein LOC119692573: MSDSEYESVVSLPHTSKSKTAVAAPNKRKNNSAEPQRTNKKKKTSGTSKLDIFGILDEAENLASRAAPDNYPISSSFVSRVANGSVRKSLINDGEFYVELKVYNTLDAKTSKPEERWKKALFNLKLLTEQDGEPWQALQKFVREAHSVFGDCEPVYYSEKIHIK, translated from the exons AT GTCTGACTCAGAATACGAAAGTGTCGTCTCGCTGCCGCACACATCCAAAAGCAAAACTGCAGTCGCGGCCCCGAACAAACGGAAGAATAACTCAGCAGAACCCCAAAG GActaataagaagaagaagaccaGTGGCACAAGCAAACTGGACATATTCGGGATTTTGGATGAAGCTGAAAACCTAGCAAGCAGAGCAGCGCCGGACAACTACCCTATATCGTCTAGCTTCGTGTCTCGCGTGGCCAACGGCTCCGTACGAAAGAGCTTAATTAACGACGGTGAATTTTATGTTGAGCTAAAAGTGTACAACACACTTGACGCTAAAACCTCTAAGCCTGAGGAACGGTGGAAAAAAGCCCTGTTCAATCTGAAACTGCTGACTGAGCAGGACGGCGAGCCGTGGCAGGCGCTGCAGAAGTTTGTCAGGGAAGCGCACTCCGTGTTCGGAGACTGCGAACCTGTTTACTATAGCGAAAAAATTCATATTAAGTAA